The nucleotide window AACATGCACAACCATCATTTAGCCACACCTATATTATAACGTCTGATTTACACAGTTATCTGTCACATTACATTGACCATCTTTCTGTTTAAAAGTAAATATTCACTGCCACACATCAGTTCATTATGTTATTGTCTTTCAGGATCTGAAAAATCAGCTGCAGCGAGCATTTGCACAACTATACTTACTTTTAACAACGTAAATGTTCAATAACACACGTGATATATACTACCAAAGATAGTTTAATCATTTTATCAGCACAAATGTTTTAAACTGAAGGTGAATAATCATGTTTGTAGCTGGTGCACTGAGAACAATGAATCTGTTAGCTGGTGTGCTAAACCAGCTGTGGCAGCTAAATTCAGCCTAAAACAAATACGAAAGCGACTGTTTTTAAACACTGGTGTATTTAATTTTAACATCGCTGAAGTGTTCGATACGATAATTCAAACAGCGCTCATTAAACTGAAGGAGAATTTGACAAACTCTGTGATTGACATCTACTGTTACTGCATTAGCATAGTTAGCATTTAGCCGGCGGTTATTGACCATTTCCACAACAACACTGCTATTAAAGTTACTCAAACTCTCTCAACCTGCGAGTAGAGGATAAAATTAGCGATATCTGCTTATTTAGCCCAATAAAGACTCGGGAGAccgtgaaataaaaatatataagatACATACAGAGTACAAATACAGTCAGGTAGCCATGAACACCATCTCCAAGGCTTCAAACCGCAACGGCCAATCAGATTCGAGCTGTCAAATACGTCACGCATACATCGTCCTGCTGCAAAATAATACGCCGAATGTCAGGGTTTTGCGACAATTGTGGCTGAGTAAAGGCAAACAGGACTACATGTGGTTTATGGAGGAGGTTGTTCCTTTTAGAGAAGAGGATTTTGTGTCATATTTGAAGAAATAATCCACCGGGATTTGAAATGAGTAGTCCTAAAAGCTCTTATTTATGAATTTGTCGTCAGCGATGTGAATCGTAGAGATTGATGCAGTGGCTTCTCGGGGAAATTATGAAGGATATCGAGAAAATTGGAAATGCATCATAGATCATGTAAGCAATGCAGATGCTGTCAGCAAATGTACACAAATGTCCTTAATAAGTACTTTATTTTGGGTAATTgtgagtctgtgtgtgtttgtgtacgctaccattcaaaatgtttttttatttttaaagaagtttcttttgctcaccaagcctgcatttatttgatccaaagtacagtaaaaaattctgaaatatttttactatttaatataactgctttctatttgaatgtatttaaaaatgtaatttatttctgtgatcaaagctgaattttcagcatcgttactctagtcttcagtgtcacatgatccttcagaaatcattcttatatgctaatTTGccgttttttaattaattatttattattatcagtatttaaaacaatttaaaatatttttgtcaggattctttgatggatagaaacaACAaacgatcagcatttatctgaaataaaaagcttgtgtgtcattatacattataccattccAAACCTTGgagtttatttataaattatatataaaaatgaatgcttttatttagcaaggatgctttaaattgatcaaaagtgatgattaaggcatttataatgttacaaaagatgtttatttcagataaatgctgttcttctgaacgttctatttatataagaaacctgaaataattctactcagctgttttcaacagaatcattcataataaatgtttcttgaggagcaaatcagcatattagaatgatttctgaaggatcgtgtgacactgaagactggagtaatgatgctgaaaattcagctttgatcacaggaataaattgccttttaaaatatattcaaatagaaatcagttatttaaaatagttaaaatatttaacaattttactgtttttgctgtacttaggatTAAATatatacaggcttggtgagcagaagaggcttctttaaaaaatataaaaagtggtAGTGTACATAAATACTTTGCAAAATTTGTACTTTATAGTAATTTGTACTTTAATGCTAGTAATTAATTACACTAGGAACTGATAATATTTTCCAGacaatttaatttaaacttaaaaGTACAAAGCTTTGCATTTCGAATTGAttcattcatgtttttattttttaatcatttttaatataaccatAATAACAAACTGCtgcttatttaatatttttactcattCAGGAAGGATTTCAATATACATTTCAGTCTAACTACATTTGTGACCCGTCGtaagggtacttttttttttccattgatgtatggtttgttaggacaggacaatatttggccgagatacaactatttaaaaatctggaatctgtgggtacaatattgagaaaatcgcctttaaagttgtccaaataaagttctaagcaatgcatattactaatcaaaaattacgttttgatatatttacggtatgaaattgacaaaatatcttcatggaacatgatctttacttaatatcctaatgatttttgacagaaGTAATATCGgtcattgctacaaatatacccgtgctaccagtgctaagactgtttttgtggtccagggtcacatttgtcaaaaTCAAAACTGTGAATAACAGGTATACCATTTATAATTGCAACAGCCCTAGAAATTAGACTTTTGTAGGCATTCAGAAACACTCTCTGCCTGAATATATATTACACTCCCAtatctgcagtttttttttttttcgtttaaaCAACTTTCAAGCTAGATTAACTGGTTATCATTCTTTTGAACCTTTATTTTCACAGTGTTCCATCATGGATGCCTCAGGATTGGATTTCCAAGGCATTTTCAGACTGTTACGTGCAGGATCTGCTCCCAGCCTGAGCAGTGAAGATCTGGCCAGCAGAATCTCATCATGTGTTAGTCAAACAGCAAACACTCCTGTGCCgtctgtcacacacacagacCTCATGTGCTTGTGTCTCACACTTACTGAAAGCATCATTAGCAGACTGACGGCACAGAGTCTGCCACAAGATGCAAAGGTATTCTATGAAGATGTGACAAGGAGGCTGTTTGGAGAAATGAATCTGATGTCAATACTGGTATGTTAATATCAATATAAGCCTATTTTTAGAACAGGCTAAAAGATTGTGATATTATTTCTGTAACAAATAAGCACATTTATTTCACAAAATTCCTtatattatagaaggttcaaacactcattgatgctccagaaggaaaaacattttttttaaacttttgaacagaatgaagatgtgtgcatttgtcttattttgcttaaatatcatattttttatttagtattgcccttcagaagctgcggaagatacttacatgtttcccagaagacaaattaagtgaaatttaccctgatcttcaaattcaaaaagttttcacccccggctcttaatgcatggttttttcttctggagcatcagtgagtgtttgaaccttctgtaatagttgcatatgagtccctcagttgtcctcagtgtgaaaagatggatctcaaaatcatacagtcattgttggaaagggttcaaatacataaaaatgctcaaaaaaacagaatttgtgggacctgaaggatttttctgaagaacagcaggcagtttaactgttcaatacaaacaagggactcatgaacaactatcaataaacaaaaccaaacctacaaaaacacagctgtggatcattcaggtaacatcacagtattaagaatcaaggggatgtaaacttttgaacatggccgtttttataaattcaaatattattttctcttgtggactatatgtaaacaacttttatgtgaaatatcttattcaggtcagtactaaaacaataacacgcattttgtataatccctcttattttggtaaaataattgtatgtaaacttttgacttcaactgtatataattatttttaaaatatttatatatagacacatacattaattattttaactataaatattatattcaataataataattattattttaattttttctttgaattttcaaatatttttatttcataataaaaaataaaaaaaactccacACTGAAAATAATGGAAATTGCAcaaaaaacattcaaatgaaATAATGAATATGCCACAGTGCAAAAATGCTAACAGTTAATTtactttatgtaatatatgtTTTCTTGATGCAGGTCTCCCTCATCAGATCTCAAGACCAACTGGTGACCCATTTATCGGCAAAGTGCATGTCTGTTTATGCCATCAATGACATTCGCAACACTGTAAGTATTGGTGCCGTACATTAACTTCCAACATGTGCTATTATACATTTTACAGGCATTTAGACATACAAATCATATAGTAATCCATCTCAGTATTGTAAGGTTTTgattttttctcagtttttctTGTCTGATTTGTCTTTTTCAAGCATTCTGGGTTGACTAAGTGCTGTAAATGTTGATTTTAGGGAGGCAGCAGCTGGATGTGGACATACGCATATGCTGAAGTGTTTGAGAAATCAGCGTCTAGAAGTGAACTGGACTCCTGTCTGTGGTCACTGACCGCTGTAATTAAAGGAGTGCTGAAAGGAGACACATGCCCGAATCAGAGAGGTACTTTAAAGAGTTTCACACATAGACAGATGATTCAGACTCTGTTGCTTTATTATGCTTATGTAACTTTTCTATAGTTGAATTAGGTAGAATCTTATACAAGGGCTGCGTCTCATTCTGGAGGCTGAATATGTCATCGGGGCATTctcatttaagaaaaataaattgcaaaataaaaaaagattacagTATTTTGCACCTTACAAGGTGTAACAGACAATTTTATTATGCTTACTTTTCTTAAATAAGACATCCTTGATGACGTATGCAGCCTCTGAAATGAGACACAGCGAAGGTTTTATCTGAAGTCGAGAGAGAGGCAGGACCCTTAGGAGAAATTTGGGATAATTGAATGAATATGTAAAACAGTAATTACAATGTAcagtgtgtgcataattattaggcatgttGATATTCCGGTCATATTTTTTCTGGTTATAATTTTTAGTCTTGCTGAGACCGACGTAAACCAaactcccaaaacttactgccagattctggaagataaaTTCTTGAAAAAAGTGCTACAAGTGGATGTGATGCTGGttcttcaagagtcactctcaacttatcAGTCTTTAATGCCTATAAAAATGTCTTCATGtttttcacaacacttcagcatgttattCTTACTACATGAAGgtcattttttagattttttttaacccaagCAAAgactctgagaacctgacacattgcacttctggagactccaggtaggttgcagttaaaaaaaaatgaaaaaaattatggCACTGGAGACAAAATGGTTTCTGATGGTCTTACACTGAATTCTTCATcttaattcttaattcttttGCAGTTAACATGTGTCTTTTCTTttccacctgttttttctgacccaatgagcatttcgctgtccaatggtcatgccttaactttgcaaattctagtaCTGCATTAGTATTACGTCCTTCTCATGTGCATTTAAtcatttttgacttttcagtctgaggtaaatctctatTTCTTTcccattttatctgtaaaaaaaattaccttaataattatgcacaccagTTTTTCACCTCCAGCCTTCATGAACAATTGTATATcaattataaatgattaaatacaaaattaatagtagtttttgatgtggtttggaattggtaaaatgtgcttggaaaaaaataaataataatacgcATACACGGTATTTTTTGAAGCAatataaaaatttttttaaaaaatgcaaaactGGGATGAGTTTAAATTGTTACCATAAATATTAAACAGGTGTGGGTTTACATTAGACTAAAACAACCAAACTTTGCCTTCTTTTTTTAAAGGACATGTTCTGTTTTATTTGCCTGTTTGTCTTCCCATAGATGTTTTGACAAAGCTTCTGTCTGGATTGGATTCGTCCATTGCTTTCTTGTACACAAACCTGCTGACTCCAGACACACAGGACCCTTACAAAAGAGAACCAGTGAATTTTTCTAAAACCATGTGTGCATTCTTTGACCTCCTTGAGGTCCTCAGCTCTGCCCGGCTCAGGTACGGAGTGTGTTCTTCAGTTCAGAGACTCATATTCGTTGAGTCACGAGCGCTGCTTCACATCATTAGATCTGACATGGAGTATTTCGTGAAGAAACGAGCGCTGCTTCTTCTGAAGAAAAGTCTTCTGCGGAGAGCCGGGGAAGACTGGGCTTCAGCTGAAGTTCAGAGTGAAGATCACAGCCTGACAGAGGACATGCTGATCATGGCAGATGGTGTGTTAAAGGAAGTCACTGCAGGCTGGCTGATGGAAGTCCCTGTGAAAGCACAAGCTAGTTTCTTTGGTGGGAACTGTGAGGCGAGTCTCGGCGGGACGCAGAAGGATGATGTGATTCTGAGAGCTGTGAGCCTGATTTTGCTGAAGTCACTAGAAATAAACATTCAGTCCCCACGATGCAAAGGTAACTTTCATTCTAAAGTTCAGTAGTTTTCACAGTATCATACCAATACTAATACTACCAGGGACTTTTTGCCTACTGTTTTCAGacatgcagttgaggtcaaaaatttacatccccctttcagaatctgtaaaatgttaattattttgctaaaataaaagggatcatacaaaatgcatgttattttttgtttagtactgacttaatatttcacataaaagatgtttacatatagtccacaagagagaataatagttgaatttataaaaatgaccctgttcaaaagtttacatacacttgattcttaatactgtgttgttacctgaatgatccacagctgtgtttttgtttagtgatagttgttcatgagtcccttgtttgtcctgaacagttaaactgcctgctgtttttcagaaaaacacagaaaaatatgtgtacatttttcctattttgcctaaatatcatatttttcatttgcactgcttttcttactttgagtttttgtcttgtttccagccaaaatatctaaaatttcttaaatcaagaaggattttctagacaagtattaaaaagtattttaaaaagtattaaaaaatattgtcttcttttcgaaaaaagaagtcaaaatcacactgcaaaaaatgcttttcttacttagaatttttatcttgtttccagccaaaatatctaaaaattcttaaatcaagaaggattttctagacaagtaaaaattattttctcattttctgaaaaaaaaagtgaaaattaagtgtgtttttgcttgaaacaaacaaaataatttgccaatggggtaagaaaaatcatcttatttcaagcagaaaactagattttttgcttaccccattggcagattatttaccttgtttcaagcaaaaactcccttaatttggactttttttctgaaaacaagacaataatttttactagtctagaaaatccttcttgatttatacaattttagatattttggctggaaacaagacaaaaaatctaagtaagaaaagcatttttttttttcagaggctACAGAGGATTCccattacatgtttcccagaagacaaagtaagtaaAATTTCAAAAATCTTCAGAAATCTTCACCCTGGTCTTCAAAAACTgttttcaccctcggctcttaatgcattgtttttttccttctgaagcatcagtgagtgtttgaaccttctgtaatagttgcatatgagtccctcagttgtcctcagtgtgaaaagatggatgttaaaatcatacagtcattgtcggaaagggttcaaatacacaaaaatgctgaaaaaccaaagatttttctgaagaaaaggggacagtttaactgttcaggacaaacaagggactcatgaacaactatcactgaacaaacaaacaaccaaaacccaggtaacaacacagtattaagaatcaagtgtatgtaaacttttgaacagggtcatttttttatcaattcaattattattttgtcttgtggactatatgtaaacatattttatgtgaaatatcttaaacagctcagtactaaataaacaataacaggcattttttatgatccatgttatttttcagatttcagatgCAGCTTTTGTTTTGGTATAGGACATGTTGAAATCATAAATTGAACTTTCTAGTGCTTCACCACTTCTCATAAATAATGAAAGATGCCATTTAATGATGTTCAACAGCAGAGGGCGACGTATCCCTTCATAACAAACGTCTTTCCTGTGTTTTTCAGGATCTCAGAGTGACATTGACATCTGTGGGTATTTAACAGAGCTCATGTCGTTCCTCCAGCATCATGGGTCTCTGGTGTCTCCAGACGCTCACAGCTGCTCCTGGGTGTCTGTAGTATTTGCTGAACAGGATGACGACATGATGGAATCAGCCAAGACTTTGATTGGCCTGTATTTATATCAGAAAAGGTTTGGAATCAGTTTTATACATCCTGTTATATGGAACTGTACCAATATCTGTATTTTGTCTGATTGATTTGGGTATTTCTGTGGCcagtgctgttcaaaagtttgggatcagtgacTACTTttttgttcatcaaggctgcatttatttgattaaaaatacagaaaaaaaacagtaatattgtgaaatattattgcaatttgaattaggtgttttctattttaatatactttaaaatagaatttattcctgtgatgcaaactgatacttttttcaggatttttgatgaataaactttaaaaagaacagcattgacttgaaatagaaatctacactactgttcaaagtttggggttagactttttttttctttttttgtttgaaagaaattaatacttttatgcaGCAAGCATGTTAAATTTagtaaaaagtgatagtaaagatttctattttgaataaatgctgttctttttaactttttattcaaagaatcctgaaaaaaataatcacaggttatgaaaaaaatattgagcagcactactgttccaacattaataatttctgaaggattgtgtgacactgtagactagagtaatgatgctgaaaattcagcattgcatcacagaaataaattatattttaaagtgtattgaaatagaaaaatgttattttaaattgcaataatatttcataatattaattatttttctgtatttttcatcaaataaatgtaactttgatgagcaaaagagagtatttttattatttattttttttaacattacaaatcgtacttatcccaaacttttgaaccgcAGTGTACACGACATTGCTGAAATTAAGTTTACatttacaatattttacaatatttactCAAAATAGACTCAAATGTTACCTGATAATATGTCAAGTGTATTAAAATACGaataagaagtctcttctgctcaccaaggctgcatttatttgatgaaaaatacagtgaaaactgtaaaattgtgaaatattactatttgaaataagtttttttatttgaatatatgttaatatgtaatttctgtgatgcaaagctgcattttcagcatttcagcattactccagtctttagtgtcacatgatccttgatgTTTTGCctcttaagaaacatttctgattataatGGATGTTGAAAACATTGTACTGTTttatattttggtggaaaccatgatacatttttcttcaggattcattgatgaatagaaagttgtaAAGAACCGTATTTATTTGATAtgatatatgtatatgtgaccctggaccctagccaaaaatacattgcatgggtcaaaatttttgttttttcttttatgccaaaaatcattaagaaattaagtaaagttcatgttccatgaagatgttttgtaaaattcctagtgtaaacatatcaaaatgtaatttttgattagtaatatgcattgtaaagcacctaatttggacaactttaaaggtgattttctcagtctttttgattttttttgcatcctcagatttctgatttcaaatagatgtatctcagccaaatattgtcctatcataataaaccatacatcaatagaaagcttatttattgagctttcatctgatgtatatatctcagttttgtcaaatttaaccttatgactggttttgtggtccagggtcacatatatttttttttaccatttaaatgtatttattgtgtatttataaatgtatttactgtgacttttgatcAATCAAATGCATCCCTgttaaatagaagtattaatttttcTAAACGGTTTACAAAAaagtacatttcaaaatatatacctAAACTTAACTACTACCTtcctaactattaataagcagcacatTGGGAGTTTATTGAGGGGAAACTCTTAGTTACTAGTTACTATTGAATATGTCTTCCCTAATAAATAAAACTAAGTTCATGACAAATATTCCTTCCTTTTCTTCACAGGTTGAGCTCCTCGGTATCCAAGGTTTGTGTCTGGGGTTGTAACCCTCACTGTCATTTCATACTCCTGCTCCGCTCCCTTTCCTTCGACCACAGCGTGCTTCTTGACTTCCTCATCTCCTCCGAGACGTGTTTCCTGGAATACTGCGTTCGCTATTTGAAGCTTCTTCGTGAGGACCGGATAGCCTTCTGTAGGTCTTGCCGTCATATTGAAGATTGTGATGGTGCTGGAGGAGGAACCAATCCCTCTGTTCAAGCTTCTTTAGAAACACTATGTGTTGTTCCCTGCACTGAATCATCAACAGGTAACAATGTCCCACGACTGGTTGATTACGGGAGCTCAGACGAATCAGAGGAGGAGCATGTTTCTGATAGGAATACTAAGGTAGACTGTAGTAGGACATCTGTGATGGAGCTGGAACAAATTCGGAGTGAACATGCATCTGATTCTCTGTTGGGTAAAGTGTTTGTGTGTCTTATGGATTTGAGGACTGCTGTAACCAGACTACATGACAGAGGTCTCTTCCCATACAACCCTACCTCACTATTAAAACTGTTAAACAGCATCGAACACCAGAGAAACATGGTTAGTTAGCTTTGACTTTAAAACTAATGAATAAGGATTAAATAAAACTGATCAAAAATATCAATCTGTTATGACCTGCTCAATGAATGTAGTGAATGAACATCACTGTCACGTCACTAAACGAACAAATAACTTTTGCATCCAAATTAATGTTATAGAGGGACGCATGCAGTGTTGGATTTGATAgataaaaatacaatgaaattatGAAATATGACATGGCGTgttcaaaaaagaaaattataatgAAATGTAAGCATAAATTAAGCATTAAATGAATTTTTCTTGAAAATTTAAGTTCAAGccttttttcatgtaaaaaaaggGGACATAACTTCATGACACAtccatttatctgatcaaaaaaactgtattttttttaatgtaaaataacgtCATGCCTCACTGATTTTTATGCATGCATTTAATGACTTTTATTTATTGCAACATTccataacattttaaataatttcatatatatgtaaatacacagttgagctcaaaagtttacacctccctttcagaatctgcaaaatgttaaatgtttaccaaaataaaggggaccatacaaaatgcatggtttttttttgttttttttagtattgacctgaataagatattttacatgaaagatgtttacatatagtccacaagagaaaataataaattgaatttataaaaattacctggtccaagtttacatccccttgatttttaatactgtgtaattatctgaatgatctacagtgtttttttttttttttgtttagtgatatttgttcatgagtcccttttttttcctgaacagttgcacgctgttcttcagaaaaatccttcaggtcccacaaattctttggttttccagcattttgtgtatttgaaccctttccaacaatgactgtatgattttaagatcaaccttttcacactgaggacaactgagggacttatatgcaactattacggaagattcaaatgctcactgttgctttagaaggaaacaataTATTAAgagtttgaatttgaagatcagagtaaaattaacttaatttgtcttctgggaaacgtaagtatcttctgtagcttctaaagggcagtgctaaatgaaaaagtatgatatttaggcaaaataagaaacattgtacacatctccattctgttcaaaggttttcaccccctggctcttaatgcattgtgtttccttctggagcatcagtgagcatttgaaccttctgaaatagcTGCATTCCtctcagttgtcctaagtgtgaaaagatggatttcaaaatcatacagtcattgaaggaaactatatttttattttttaaatatatttgactcAGATCCCTCAGgtctttttaattcatttatttttgctcAAAAGGAAAAAACTGTAAGTGTGATCGCTGTATATGTAGTATATAAACCGTAGGTTTATTCCACTGAATGGGAAGGGGGCTTAGGCTCAACACCAtcctcattagcatttaaattaCATCACCAGCTAATGAGTGCAAGTTAATTTCCATCAGTTTATATGCAAATATTCAGAATCAACAAACGTTCCTGTGGCCAACAGCTTTTCAGAAAGAGAAGGCATCAGTACAGTAGATCACACAGCTGTTGCTCAAATATTAATGTCATGATTAGGCTTGTTCGATAATTACACTCTCTTCACATTAAATGTTACTggaaaacatttaattaattcaACTAATCAAGAATCCCAGAGGACAAAACCTTCCGTTTCGGTCTAGCTCCTCAATATAAATAAACATGATTAAATTGCGCTATGGACATGAATGATTCCTCAAATCTTGGTCTCCAGAAAAATATAAAACggcacaattgttttcaatatTTATAATGATCAGAAATGTCTCTTGAtgagcaaatcagcacattagaatgatgtccgaaggatcatgtgacactgaagactggagaaatgatggtgaaaattcagctttgcatcacagaaataaattacatttaaaaatatattcaaatagaaaatgttttttttttaattgtaattatatttcacaattttactgttttcattgtattttttaatacataaatgcagcctttcaaaaaccttcttttaaaaacattaaaaatctcacagaCCACAAACAAAGCagggaaaaaaatac belongs to Garra rufa chromosome 3, GarRuf1.0, whole genome shotgun sequence and includes:
- the LOC141331403 gene encoding protein Lines homolog 1-like — translated: MDASGLDFQGIFRLLRAGSAPSLSSEDLASRISSCVSQTANTPVPSVTHTDLMCLCLTLTESIISRLTAQSLPQDAKVFYEDVTRRLFGEMNLMSILVSLIRSQDQLVTHLSAKCMSVYAINDIRNTGGSSWMWTYAYAEVFEKSASRSELDSCLWSLTAVIKGVLKGDTCPNQRDVLTKLLSGLDSSIAFLYTNLLTPDTQDPYKREPVNFSKTMCAFFDLLEVLSSARLRYGVCSSVQRLIFVESRALLHIIRSDMEYFVKKRALLLLKKSLLRRAGEDWASAEVQSEDHSLTEDMLIMADGVLKEVTAGWLMEVPVKAQASFFGGNCEASLGGTQKDDVILRAVSLILLKSLEINIQSPRCKGSQSDIDICGYLTELMSFLQHHGSLVSPDAHSCSWVSVVFAEQDDDMMESAKTLIGLYLYQKRLSSSVSKVCVWGCNPHCHFILLLRSLSFDHSVLLDFLISSETCFLEYCVRYLKLLREDRIAFCRSCRHIEDCDGAGGGTNPSVQASLETLCVVPCTESSTGNNVPRLVDYGSSDESEEEHVSDRNTKVDCSRTSVMELEQIRSEHASDSLLGKVFVCLMDLRTAVTRLHDRGLFPYNPTSLLKLLNSIEHQRNMVS